The Lycium barbarum isolate Lr01 chromosome 10, ASM1917538v2, whole genome shotgun sequence genome includes a region encoding these proteins:
- the LOC132615707 gene encoding cytochrome P450 71AU50-like: MAFMWATLFLALIVFFIFHKLLNIKNKKKLPPGPKGIPILGHLHLLGENPTQDFHKLSLKYGPIMYLKLGLVPTYVISSPESAEKILKTYDHVFASRPHNETAQYISYGQRNLIFSKYGAYWRNMRKLCTVHLLSSQKINSFRSTRSEELALMIKSIKEVARGHGHVAVDLSAQVSSLSANLSCLMVFGKKFVDEDLDKRGFKSLVQEVTTLAATPNLGDVFPFLGVIDLQGLTRRMKDTAKVFDEFVEKIIEEHAHAMDQKEDFVDTMMAIMQSGVAEFQFDRRHVKAVLLDMLVASIDTSSSSIEWMLSELLKNPDIMNKLQKELEEVVGLNRMVGESDLENLKYLNMVFKESFRLHAAAPLLLHEAMEDCMVDDFYIKKGSQVIVNAYTVHRDPNYWPEADKFMPDRFLESNVDVRGRDFQLLPFGSGRRSCPGMQLALIIVRLVVAQLVHCFNWELPNGMQPKDLDMTEQFGIVTGRAKHLMAIPTYRLQHN, encoded by the exons ATGGCTTTTATGTGGGCAACACTGTTTTTGGCTCTTATTGTATTTTTCATCTTCCATAAGTTACTAAAtatcaagaacaagaaaaaactTCCTCCTGGTCCAAAAGGGATTCCAATATTAGGACATCTCCATCTTTTAGGTGAAAATCCGACTCAAGATTTCCACAAATTATCCCTAAAATATGGTCCTATTATGTACCTGAAATTAGGACTAGTACCAACTTATGTTATATCTTCCCCTGAATCAGCTGAAAAAATCCTCAAAACATATGATCACGTCTTTGCTAGTAGGCCTCATAATGAGACAGCTCAATACATCTCATATGGCcaaagaaatttgattttctctAAGTATGGAGCTTACTGGCGTAACATGAGAAAATTGTGCACGGTCCACTTGTTGAGTAGCCAGAAAATTAACTCGTTTCGATCCACGAGGAGTGAAGAACTTGCGCTTATGATCAAATCGATCAAAGAAGTAGCTCGTGGTCATGGTCATGTTGCTGTTGATCTTAGTGCTCAAGTTTCGTCGTTGAGTGCCAACTTGAGTTGCTTAATGGTTTTTGGTAAAAAGTTCGTGGATGAGGATTTGGACAAGAGGGGTTTTAAATCTTTAGTTCAAGAGGTTACAACGCTAGCTGCAACACCAAATCTTGGAGATGTTTTCCCTTTTCTTGGTGTTATTGACCTCCAAGGACTTACTCGTCGAATGAAGGACACTGCTAAGGTGTTTGATGAATTTGTTGAGAAGATTATTGAAGAACATGCCCATGCTATGGACCAGAAGGAGGACTTTGTAGACACCATGATGGCCATCATGCAATCTGGCGTAGCAGAGTTTCAGTTTGATCGTCGCCATGTCAAAGCTGTCCTGCTG GACATGCTTGTTGCATCAATAGATACATCATCAAGTTCAATTGAGTGGATGCTCTCAGAGCTTCTCAAGAATCCTGATATAATGAATAAACTCCAAAAAGAGTTGGAAGAAGTAGTAGGCCTAAACAGAATGGTGGGAGAATCAGACTTGGAAAACTTAAAATACTTAAACATGGTATTCAAAGAGTCATTTAGGCTACATGCTGCAGCCCCATTACTACTTCATGAAGCAATGGAAGATTGTATGGTTGATGACTTTTACATTAAAAAAGGATCACAAGTCATTGTCAATGCATACACTGTTCATAGGGATCCTAATTATTGGCCCGAAGCTGATAAATTTATGCCAGACAGGTTTCTTGAAAGTAACGTAGATGTTCGCGGACGGGATTTTCAACTTTTACCATTTGGCTCTGGTAGAAGGAGTTGCCCTGGGATGCAATTAGCGTTAATTATTGTTCGTCTTGTGGTGGCACAGTTAGTTCACTGCTTTAATTGGGAGCTCCCAAATGGCATGCAGCCTAAGGATTTAGACATGACTGAGCAATTTGGTATAGTGACTGGCAGAGCCAAACATTTGATGGCCATTCCTACTTATAGGCTACAACACAACTGA